gtacccttatttgttttaattttttttaataaagaagACACTGAATGGAACAATAagaaatttatccatcattaattttaattagatgAACATCTATAAGCTTCGTTTTAATgataactagattagatcccgtgcatgcacgaattttgatattttttttttacaaaatatttaactgaatagcTCCCAAACTACTGTATAGTTATAATTTTtcttaacatactcgtttaaatttattcattcaatatgcatatttaaaatgctaatatgacaATTTGAccaaatattgagtgatatattttccataattaaatataacaatttgactaaaatattaccaatttagaataattattatcaCGTTGTATCTATtgttgccataatttataaactaaaatttgtttccatgcattattattttataaagaaaggtagagaataaaaataaaataaaacatatacacttttttgggaaattaatttttagcgggaaaaaatcgcaccagaaaTTGACGCGTGTCATTCttggtgtgtcttttagtatatagtaaataGATATTAGATTACAAACCGTGAATCACACGGATTCTATACTAgttaatataaaaattataatttcttAACCAACACGTGCTATGCACGTGCGTCTGACTAGTAATAATCCCGGCATTTCCCAGGTTCAAATACTCGTCCCTATGTATTTTTCTGTAAAAGATTTTTTTGtcgataaaaataaaaaggcgATAAAATTTTCAAGTGTAGACTCTCTTCCAACAAAATTGTCAAGTGTAAgagttttttctctctcctcccatctCAATCTGTATCAATCTCTCTGTTTCCCCAGACTCTAGACTTATCTCTGATTTTTAGGGTTCTAGCTTCTTCtctctcactctctctcctctccctccaATTTCTTCCTCATAATTATCCTTGTTCATCTTCACCGCCTCTAGTTTATCTGCGCGTTTGAAAATTCTCTTTGTCGGTAAGCATTTGACCTACCATTTCTATTAATTCTCTTCAATTCCTGTTTTTGTATGCTAATCCATGCAtttctttttaatttgattttttgttgattggaTTCGATTTCAGCTTTGTTTAATCTCTTATTTTAGGTTTTTGTTTTGGGTATttttcgtttttagggtttttctGGGTACGTTTGAATAAGGAACTCATAAAttattccttttttttgttggtTTAATTTTTACAGATAATtgtattgttaatttatgagGTCTATTATTTAGTTGACTATTGTAATATGATTTGTGAGTTTTCTGAGCTCGGATTTAGATTAGGGTTTTTCTTTCTTTAAATATTTCTGGAGGAGAGGGGTTTTTCATCGTTTTGTAGCTTAAATTGGTGATGTAAATGCTGTTAGTAGGATATCTGAGGTAGTTTGAAGCTATATCTCGCAATGAAAACTTGTTTAGGGTGATTATGCTGTTTTCTGGAATCAAAACATAGGCAGAATTGGGGTTTTCAGGGTATTAGGGTTCTTCTGCGAGCTAGGGTTTGAATGGGTGTATGTTTATAAGCATATATGTGGTTGGCTTGATACCGGAATTTCTATTGGCCCGCGTGCCAAAGTTAGGATTTTTTAGGTGGGATGCTATAATTCCTTATTCTAATAGTACATTGCCCGATTGCTTGTTTCTTCTACGTATATGTTTTCTGGATTTCCTTTTGGGGTGTATTGAATTGCTTTAACAGAGTAGATAATCTGAGTTTGCTTTCACATAATGCGAAGAGGGATATTTTTATGTGTGATTTATAGTACTCTGTAATATGATATTATCTGCGGCTTTAATATGGGACACCATGGTGGTAGATTACCAATACTTTATCTATACTTTTTAGGGATAGTAATCCAGTACTCCGTAGTATATTGACCTACTTTTAAAAATTCCCTAATTTTGGATGATTGTAGCATTTTAGCTTTTACATCCTTGTTTCTGTGTTTATCTAGATGTTCTTGCTGTTGGATGTATAATATATTTCCCCTTTTATACTTAGTGTGTGAGTGATGGATATATAATATATTTCCCTATTTTTGGATGATTTTAGTTTTTTAGCTTTTACATCCTTGTTTCTATGTTTATCTAGATGTTCTTGCCGTTGGATATATAATATATTTCCCCTTTTCTACTTAATGTGTGTGGGTGTTATTATAGTCGATGGAGATTATCTATCATTTGTCTGTGGCTCCATTTTGAGGAATGAAACCATGTTAATTTTTCTACGAGGTAAAATCACAATCTGTATGTAGTTTTGAACAATCTGTATGTATTTTGAACATGATATATAGTTGTCCAAGGGAAAAAAAAAGTGCAATTGCCCGTGGTGAATTGTGGCATCAAATTTATGTCCTTCAAAACCAAGTGCTGTAAAAATATTCCCCAGCTGATAAAACTTCcaattttgtatcttgtatacTATTACTTCATTGAGATGTAAGATCCCCCCCCTTCCCctcccctctttttttttttcctataaaAAGAATCTGTTGCTGTTGTTTTGGATGGAGATATCTAACCTGTTAAATCACGAACTGTGTAATCACTCCTGCATATATGTGGCGTCTGGCTACACCAGATTATGAGCTGGGTTTTATCCCGATTGTCCTTATTCTCCTAAAAATTGGCGAGTAAGCCAATTGAATTACATTTCTTAGTTGAATCGCTTTTGGAAATTCTTTAACAGAATATGTGTTTTGTTATAGAGACTGCAAGGTTATTGTGATAGTTATTTACGAACATTAGATGCTGCACATATATGTATGGTTAGTTATAATCCAGATCTTCGTACCGTTTGTAGGTTTCCTTTAGACACATGATCTTGTAAAGTTAGCATGCCTCTATTTAAACTTTAGATATACAGAGTAGTAAATAAGCAAGCCTCTTGCATATTGTTCTACGTAGGGGGATAGGGGTGTGTTTTTAATTCTCCTGAGCCGAAAATGGACTCATCATATGAATTTCCTCCCAATGTGTAGTCACAAGCACAATATCTGAATTTCTTGTAATTTGAATCCTGATCAAGCTACATTTAGACCACTAGATATTGTGTTTGTACAGGAGGTGGATAATGTATTATATCTTTTGCATTGCTGGTTTGCTGATGCAAGAACAAGCAACACTAAGAAAGTACAAGCGGTAGATTCTTGCATCTGTCATCAGAAAGCTGCCCTTGTTTGCAAGTCAGCTACGCTCATGGCTATGTTGTTGGAGAAATTTACCACTTATTTTGCATGGTATAAATTATAAACCGTACGGATATCTGCTCAGCCTTTCACCATTATTTCAGCCGTGAATAAAAAGAAGAAGGGGCAAAGATGATCGAATAAGCATCACAGAAAATAATGGAGAAACTGCTCTTATGTAAACCCACCAGTGTAATTTTATTATGTGAAAGGTTAAACTCAGTTCGATTTGATCTACCAACATATGGTCTTGTGTAACACAGTTATGGTTTCagtaaaaagaacaaatgaacaaAAGCTGAACACAAATTTAATGCCATTTCTAAAACAATCTATGAAAGGCGAACTCTCAAATAATGGTTATAAATACACCAAAAAAAAGATATGTAACTTCATAAGAAACTAGTTTTATAGATGATTGAAGTGTATAACTGAAAGAACAGTTTGCCAACTTTAAAGGCCAATGCGGGTCTGTTAGCCTTAGAGAGGTATGCATCCAAAATTTAAGAGGTTAGTAGTCTAAAGAATAGGTTTTCCGTAAGTTTATTCTAGAGAGCTGAAGTAAACTATGTTCAGAAACAGCTAAACAGGAAACAGACTAGACTGATTGCGACTTGCAAGGAATGCTTCCAATATTTTTAATGGGTTGAGATGCTCTAAGGCTATAGAGATCCTAAAGTCTTGGGGTTGGTGGAGATGTGAAGGTGCTTGCCGAAGTGTTGATTTTGATGTATAGAAGCTTTTCTTAGATCCCATATTTTCAATGTACGCGATGAAACTTGCTGAATCCTCTTGTTACAAACGCACCATGATACCATAATACAAAATAACATCTGAATTTATGGTTCCCTTTTCTCAATTTCTGAACAACAAAAGGAAATTAAGCCTTCCTGGGTTATTACTCTCAGAGTCTTATGCTCAGTGCATGGCATACGTTTATTATATGCTGTATGCTTCCCTCTCTTGTTCCGTATCATAAATCTTATAATACTCTCATGCTCTGCCAACTTGCAGAGAGAAGAGAAAGTGTGTtggaacacgtgaagcaaactTTGCGGATATGCAGCTTCCCCATGACATTGGTGGTTGCTAGTATGTTGTATTGGAGAGTATTTAAAGATATGTAGTTGATGGCTTTCAGCTATTGGGATTGTAGGAGTACGGCTGTACTTCAAGCCCTCATCCTCATGTTTACCACATGTGTGGTTATCCGTTATGTCTGTACATGCATAAAACTTTATTTACTTATTGTGATAGTTACTTTGAGCATTGGGAAGTCTCTTTCTATTTCCTATGGAATTTCAAATGTATGGTTTAACCTGTACTCTTTATTTGGAGTTGCATAGGAGTTTGGAACTTTCCCAAGGGCTGCAGCTCATTTCCATTGATGATGGTGATATATTGTGCTTAATCATTCTTTTGGCGTTCTTCAGAATGATTTTGTTTAACATATTTTGTATGTAATTGTTTTTACTGGATTATAATTACCGGCTAGCATGCAAAAAGGAACCTACATTCTTACTGTCTGCTTGTTTCTATATTTGTTTTGGAGTGCTCGCATGGCTAAAAAAGACGTTAACTGTAAAATCATTTTCTGTTGCCACGTGGGGGGTTGATGTGAATCCTTGCTTCCTATTCTTTTTTACAAGCAAGAgctttttgtgttttcttttaatttttatgtgtAGTTTTTGATACGCTAGATATTGTCTGTTAATGCTAGCTTTACAGTTTTTGTCTTTTGCACCTGTTAGGTGCTTGGTCTGTAGTTTGTCTAGCAGGTACCTGGTTTACTGCTTTAGGTATTTGTTTCAATCTGAATATTTTGTGAACTGAACTAAGAATAAAACATAGGCAAGGAAACAACTAATTGTGCATAAGTTAATTGGGGATGGAGCTGATGTAACCAAGTTAATCAAAGCAATAGATTGTGAATGCACCACTGGCGGTTCAATTCCCATTGTCCGCCCAAATGTTTTGCTGGCGAAGTTCTCATTAattctatttcattttttttgttgagcTTATTAATTTTTGCTTAATAAGTTGTTTACGCACCTATGTAGttctgataagtaatatgtttctGTATTTGCAGATTGCTCATCATCATTTCAGTGACATATTTGGGTTTACTTTGGTGAAGCACAAAATTGCAGATCTGCGTATATGCAAGTTCAATATGTTGAACACCCTTGTCTCTGGGCAGTTAGCTCTATCAACTTTGCCTGATAGTCAGATGAGTCATTTAAGTTCAATTATGAGCCGAGCTGATTCTTCGATGCCTGAAACATTTGAGGGAGCAATTGAACCTCTGAATAGCAAACTAACTTCAACAACATCTAGTAATTTGCATGAGCAGTCTATTCAGCCTAAATCAGGGCAATCAGAATTGTTGGCGCAAAATAAACGGAAACCAGCAACTGAGCCGATACCTGATAATTGGAGTCTGCAAAAGACGACTTCTAACAAGAGAGTTGCTCCAATGGTGTCAAACGCCAAGGGTCCTCATGTGTCATCAGCTTCAAATAAAAAGTCTCCTACAAACACATCAAGGACTAGTGCCTCTGCTAAAAAGGTGGTGCACCTGGATTCATTTGTGAATAGATCTCAGTCAACTGGTTCAAAGAAATATGCACAGCCCGAGGCATCTCCTAAAAGCCAGGGAGAGTCTTATGATTCTGTTAGGGCCAAGCTGAGGGAATCATTAGCTTCTGCGCTGGCCCTTGTTTCCCCAGATGGGAAGTTGAAGGCGGACAATGAGGTTGAAGCAAACACTTTAGAGGGTGTAAAAGAGCATAAACCTTTAGTTTGTGAATCAAGTGCTGGAGTTGCTAACAAAGGACTTATAAAGGTTCAAGAGTCTAGTATTTCTAGCATTCTTAGTGATGGGTGCAACGATGACAAGAAAGGATCTCCAGGAATTCATTCGAAAGAAATATTTATCGAGGACACTCAGACATGGAGCTTTATAGGGACAGAGTTCCAGTCTAATCCCATCTTATCTGGTGAAGATTCACTGTTTAGTGATGGCTTGTTTTTCAAAGATGACCTCTTGCAGGGGAATGGTCTTTCATGGGTTTCAGACCCTAATCCACATATTTCAGAACTAGACGAAGTTGAGAATATGCACGAGGATGTAAATTTTGATAAAACGGATAAAAAAATTCAGTCTCCAGAATCTCTTGCCTTAGAAATTGAAACAGagctttttaaattatttagtggtgtaaataagaaatataaagagaaaggaagatcaTTGTTATTCAACTTGAAAGATCATAATAACCCTGAGCTACGAGAAAGAGTTATGTCAGGTGAGATACCGCCTGATCGTCTGTGTTCAATGACAGCGGAGGAGCTTGCTTCGAAAGAACTTTCACAGTGGCGAATTGCGAAAGCAGAAGAACTTGATCAGATGAAAGTCCTTCCCGATTCTGATGTTAATATGAGGCGCTTGGTGAAGAAAACTCACAAAGGTGAATACCAAGTGGATTTTGACCTTGATACTGGTGTTTTGGAGGATGTATCACCCGACATAAGTGCGCCTTCTCGAAAACGCTCAAAGATCAATGGGTCTGATGCACGCTCTCCTAAATCCGAGGCAACCAAGGTAGAACAGTATGATCAGTGTGAGATTACTATTCCTAGTGATGGTGCCGATATGCAAGGACTTATGGTGGATGATTTGAAAGATCTCCCTCCTATTGTATCCTTGGATGAATTCATGGAGTCACTTAATAAAGAGCCGCCTTTTGAGAATCTACCGGTTGAATCTAGGGCAGCCGTTGAGATAGATAAGGAAAACTCAGAGGTGGGCTTTAAATCCAGGTCACCAGATCAGCCTTCAAAACAGCCTGTGACGACAGACGAAGTTGGAGTTGAAAGCAAAATTACAGATGCTGGTAAGAAATCAGCAGACAGTCAGAAGGGATTAGGTACAAAGACTGTTCATTTTCCCAAGGAAGAACATGTCTGGGAAGGACTACTGCAGCTTAATATTTCTTCCATGGCTAACTTTGTAGCCTTGCACAAAAGGTTGGCTTCTCATTCTGTTAAGCTGTTTTATTTGTCTATGTTGGTAACTCTTTCGTTGTTGTATTGCATTTACTTCCATCTGTTATTTGGCTGATTGTGTTTGCATGAAAACTTGTTTAACGCATTTTTCATATTTGGATATGAATATGGTAAAGATGATTACTAAATACTTCGTATGGTTCTTGCTCTGATAAATTTTCCAATTCTAAGATGTGCCTTTTGACCAATAGAAGCTGCTATTACAAACTTTTGGATGGTTCGTATCTTTGCAATCCATTGGATTAAAAGGGTGTATTGCAATTTTCTATATCTCGAGGGAGCTTTTGGAGTTGGGGGTTGGGGATAGGCAGTGGTAATTCCTCTGATGCGTTCTAGCTTTTATAGTACCCGAGGTGCTCTTGAATGTGGAGTTGGTTCTGAGCAATTTTCTATTTTGCACTTCAACTGGTCCtaattgttcttttatttttgttgttgttgcagtGGTGAAAAAGCCAATACCAAAGAGTGGGCAGGTTTCTTTGATATCAAGGGTCGTGTTAGGCTTGATGCATTTGATAAGTTCTTGCAAGCTCTTCCGATGTCCCGTAGCCGTTCCATTATGGTACTTTCTTTGTTCCTTTAGTTCCCTGAAGCTTACTCCTTTGTTTTGTTGGGAATTGCTTGTAATATTCATATTTTAAGTTGAAAGGTTTGTCTGTTGTCGAAGTTGCAAGATAAGCAGAAGTGTGTTTACCTCTTTTAGTTAAGACTTGTAGGGATAAGCTCATAAGCTACAGCTTTTAgaattgtgtgtgtgtatgCGTGGGGTGGGGTGGGGATATGCCATTTGCTTAGTTAAGCTTATACTTGCACGATTGTCATGCCGGTGGCCGGTCTCATCATTCCTTCACCGAACGACTGTCCAAATGGGTTTCTCCCTCAACGAAAACTTAAAACAGCTTTGTGTCAGGGGCTTCTGCTAAGTAAGATACTAAGATGCCATTTTATTAGCAATTTGTTTTCCTTTGGGAGAGTTATTCTGGATAGTTTCACTGTTATTAATAACTGCCCAAGACATTGTTTCCGGGATAAGGTTGTTTGTGAGAGTTACTGTTAAAATCGCCCAACTCTCAAGAccctctaattttttttaatgagcGCTGGGTCATTAGCAGGTACATGAAAATCTTGTAGACTATACTTGATCTCTGATCTTGAACACTGTGCTCCAAAGACTTTCACGTTAAACTAGCTGACGATCTGCACTtttatacaaagtattaaaatttCTGTTTGGATGATCAACCTTGGTAGTTTGTAGTACATATTCCTCACCCAAATATAGCCTGTATTGTGAATATTTGTAGAATTAAAAACTGTATTTTGATTGTAATATTTGATGTTTGTTTTCAACTGCTAGGTTTCTCATTTTGTACTCAAGGAAGATTCTACAGATAGTGAACGCTCGAGTCTTATTGAGGTATTTCCCATCATTAAGTCACCCGAAATTAAAAGAAGCAAAGAGCAGTTTGTTAAGCAAGGCCATTATGGGCTGTACGGCTTTAGTTTAATGTTACTCACCTctgttttttgttgtttttgcaGTTGGTGGATTCTTACATAAGTGATGAACGTTTGGGATTTGCGGAGCCAGCTCCAGGAGTGGAGCTGTATCTGTGTCCCCCGCGCACAAAAACAGTTGATATGATAATCAATCATCTTCCTAAGAGTTACACTGAGAAACTAATTAATATTGATGATGGCCTAATTGGAATTGTTGTATGGAGAAAAGTGCAAATAACAGCACCTGTGATTTCGCCCAACTCCTTGTCTCATCAGAAACAAATGAATAAAAACCACAGTGGGGGACAAAACGCTGTAAATGATGATAGGAACAGGAATAATCCTGGTTTTACCCCTAGAAGTGTACCCCCTCCCCCTGTTCCCTCGAAGCCCCACCAACCTGATGAAGACGATGATGTGCCTCCCGGATTTGGTCCTCCGGGTCACCGGGAGGATGATGATTTACCGGAGTTCAACTTCTCTGGGGGGCCCACATCTCTCCCTAAACCGAATCCTGTCCCGGGGCATGGGGCAGTTTCTCAGCATCATAATCTAGTGTGTGCCCCGGCTCGGCAGGTTGACCAAATGAGAGAATTGATCCAGAAATATGGACAAAATGGTatgagtggtggtggtggtggaagaaTACCCACAGAGCCATGGAATGACGATGACGATGATATCCCTGAATGGCAACCACAAGCTACTCACACAGGACTACCAGCCCCAGTCCCAGCACCCCAACCTATGCAGAATCCTGCATTGGCTACACATTACCCGACATACCAGCGGCCTCATTGGCCTCCAGTTGGTCAGCCTATCCAGCCTCTTCAGCCACCGATGAGTGTGCAGCAACAAGGAATATGGTGGCCTTATGGCGCCAACAATGTAGGAAGTTTACCTAGTGGACAGTTTAATGGGGCCCCACCTGGTTCTACTCACTTGGCCAGGGATTGGAGATCCAACAATGGCGCCAATAGTCAGGGTTATTGAGCTCTATTTTCACATGTAAATAATAAGGGTTTTTGTTATTTTCCATCCTAGTTTTAGACATGTTGCTCGTCTATAGACCATACACATAGACAATTAGACATAGGTTTATCTTGTATTTCCTTTTAGTGGGTTGTACAACTGAGCAGTTTTTTCTCTTCTCAGATACTTGTAGCTTTCGTCTGGTTAACTCAAATAGACGTCACCTCCCCAATATTCTCTTATGTGATAGCATACAGAACACCATAACCCACATCTAGTTTTGAATAATGGGTTAGGAAGTATGTAGCAAGAATGCAAGTGTTTGTATGTCATTCCGTATCGAATGAATTACACACTCTTTCGAGAAATCTACATAGGATCACTGAAGGTGCATTCTAATCAAATTATAACACCTTATTTAAATAACTTTTAGGCCTActtagttcagataagtttttataaatttaataaGGCCAATAAATATCATATAAATTCCAATAAAATCTAGATGTAGGGCCTTCGTTTAAATACCAAAAGAATAAATTACTTGCATGAAATTCCATTGGCATTTTGCATTCACGTCTTAAAGGTATAAGTTCAAAGGGAATGTACTCAATTACTTGGATCACCTCTCTAAGGCTATATTTGCCTTTTTGAAAAGTTGACCTCTGATTAGCTATAAACTAAAACGGAATTGTTAGTCTCATTAGAGCTATTATTTATATACATAGGGACTCCATAAAAAGGAAACATCACGTTTGCACAATCGAATTAATTGGACTCATGTTCTTGTACACATATACTCTATTTTTGATGATATTGACAAATCATTATTATATTGAATCTTAACAAGGGCTTATGGACAGTCGTTAGAAAAACCATGATTAGACTAGGCAAATGTCCCTATTAAAAGAACAACTGTTACGCGATAAGTTGAAAAATAGTGCAATATGCACTAAAATTGACTTGttttagaaaaaaataaataaattatggaGCAAGTATACCTTTACTATCAACAGATTTATATCCTAGAATGTAAGATTTAAAAAAATTGTACCTTTGTTTCCTCGTAATTTTTGATGTGAGTAAAATACATTATGAGAGAGATGTGGAGCTTTCGAAAAACTCAGTAAAGAAAATGTATGTGATTTGGGAAGAAATATGTTAACAAAAAAATGAATATGCTTAGAAATCAGAAATCAGAAATCAGAAACTTTACAAGCTACATGTTAAATTGATCAAGTATTCATATATCCTAACTTAGAACaaaatggtatatatattattatatacAAGATGATCAGCTGTTAAACGCAGTCTTTAAGGCCTTTTTCTGTTCAGATGTGAGTTTGTTAGGGAACTTGACTTCAAACTTGATTCTTAAATCACCTATATTTTTAGGATCTTTTGGAATAGGCATTCCTTCTTTGGCAACTACAAGCTCATAATCTGGAGTAATCATATCTCTGACAGGTATTGAGAGTGTACGACCATCCAATGTTGTAACCTTCACTGTAGTTCCTCCAATTGCTTCAGCCAAAGTTACTTTGTGAGTCATTATTAAGTCGTTGTTGTCTCTGATGTACAAGTCATGAGGCTTCTCATCAATTACAAATACTAAGTCTGCTGGAAGCTGATTTGGTTGTTCATTTCCTTTATCTGTAAATGTGATCTTTGTTCCCTTTTTCCATCCCGGCTTTACTTCTATTGTTAGTATTTCTGTTTCAGGTACTTTACATCTGATTCAGTAAAAGGATCAAATTAACAACCTAAACACATTTATACACTTAGATAGAAAAAgtaaaagtaaaagtaaaagtaaaagtaaaagGTATACCCATTGGCATCAATGACTGTTCTTGAGATCTTCATCTTTCGAGTGGATCCAGAATAGAGTTCTTCAAGAGTGCAAGGCAACTTA
This sequence is a window from Spinacia oleracea cultivar Varoflay chromosome 1, BTI_SOV_V1, whole genome shotgun sequence. Protein-coding genes within it:
- the LOC110776743 gene encoding uncharacterized protein isoform X3, translated to MIAHHHFSDIFGFTLVKHKIADLRICKFNMLNTLVSGQLALSTLPDSQMSHLSSIMSRADSSMPETFEGAIEPLNSKLTSTTSSNLHEQSIQPKSGQSELLAQNKRKPATEPIPDNWSLQKTTSNKRVAPMVSNAKGPHVSSASNKKSPTNTSRTSASAKKVVHLDSFVNRSQSTGSKKYAQPEASPKSQGESYDSVRAKLRESLASALALVSPDGKLKADNEVEANTLEGVKEHKPLVCESSAGVANKGLIKVQESSISSILSDGCNDDKKGSPGIHSKEIFIEDTQTWSFIGTEFQSNPILSGEDSLFSDGLFFKDDLLQGNGLSWVSDPNPHISELDEVENMHEDVNFDKTDKKIQSPESLALEIETELFKLFSGVNKKYKEKGRSLLFNLKDHNNPELRERVMSGEIPPDRLCSMTAEELASKELSQWRIAKAEELDQMKVLPDSDVNMRRLVKKTHKGEYQVDFDLDTGVLEDVSPDISAPSRKRSKINGSDARSPKSEATKVEQYDQCEITIPSDGADMQGLMVDDLKDLPPIVSLDEFMESLNKEPPFENLPVESRAAVEIDKENSEVGFKSRSPDQPSKQPVTTDEVGVESKITDAGKKSADSQKGLGTKTVHFPKEEHVWEGLLQLNISSMANFVALHKSGEKANTKEWAGFFDIKGRVRLDAFDKFLQALPMSRSRSIMVSHFVLKEDSTDSERSSLIELVDSYISDERLGFAEPAPGVELYLCPPRTKTVDMIINHLPKSYTEKLINIDDGLIGIVVWRKVQITAPVISPNSLSHQKQMNKNHSGGQNAVNDDRNRNNPGFTPRSVPPPPVPSKPHQPDEDDDVPPGFGPPGHREDDDLPEFNFSGGPTSLPKPNPVPGHGAVSQHHNLVCAPARQVDQMRELIQKYGQNGMSGGGGGRIPTEPWNDDDDDIPEWQPQATHTGLPAPVPAPQPMQNPALATHYPTYQRPHWPPVGQPIQPLQPPMSVQQQGIWWPYGANNVGSLPSGQFNGAPPGSTHLARDWRSNNGANSQGY
- the LOC110776743 gene encoding uncharacterized protein isoform X1 — protein: MAFSYWDCRSTAVLQALILMFTTCVVIRYIAHHHFSDIFGFTLVKHKIADLRICKFNMLNTLVSGQLALSTLPDSQMSHLSSIMSRADSSMPETFEGAIEPLNSKLTSTTSSNLHEQSIQPKSGQSELLAQNKRKPATEPIPDNWSLQKTTSNKRVAPMVSNAKGPHVSSASNKKSPTNTSRTSASAKKVVHLDSFVNRSQSTGSKKYAQPEASPKSQGESYDSVRAKLRESLASALALVSPDGKLKADNEVEANTLEGVKEHKPLVCESSAGVANKGLIKVQESSISSILSDGCNDDKKGSPGIHSKEIFIEDTQTWSFIGTEFQSNPILSGEDSLFSDGLFFKDDLLQGNGLSWVSDPNPHISELDEVENMHEDVNFDKTDKKIQSPESLALEIETELFKLFSGVNKKYKEKGRSLLFNLKDHNNPELRERVMSGEIPPDRLCSMTAEELASKELSQWRIAKAEELDQMKVLPDSDVNMRRLVKKTHKGEYQVDFDLDTGVLEDVSPDISAPSRKRSKINGSDARSPKSEATKVEQYDQCEITIPSDGADMQGLMVDDLKDLPPIVSLDEFMESLNKEPPFENLPVESRAAVEIDKENSEVGFKSRSPDQPSKQPVTTDEVGVESKITDAGKKSADSQKGLGTKTVHFPKEEHVWEGLLQLNISSMANFVALHKSGEKANTKEWAGFFDIKGRVRLDAFDKFLQALPMSRSRSIMVSHFVLKEDSTDSERSSLIELVDSYISDERLGFAEPAPGVELYLCPPRTKTVDMIINHLPKSYTEKLINIDDGLIGIVVWRKVQITAPVISPNSLSHQKQMNKNHSGGQNAVNDDRNRNNPGFTPRSVPPPPVPSKPHQPDEDDDVPPGFGPPGHREDDDLPEFNFSGGPTSLPKPNPVPGHGAVSQHHNLVCAPARQVDQMRELIQKYGQNGMSGGGGGRIPTEPWNDDDDDIPEWQPQATHTGLPAPVPAPQPMQNPALATHYPTYQRPHWPPVGQPIQPLQPPMSVQQQGIWWPYGANNVGSLPSGQFNGAPPGSTHLARDWRSNNGANSQGY
- the LOC110776743 gene encoding uncharacterized protein isoform X2 → MMIAHHHFSDIFGFTLVKHKIADLRICKFNMLNTLVSGQLALSTLPDSQMSHLSSIMSRADSSMPETFEGAIEPLNSKLTSTTSSNLHEQSIQPKSGQSELLAQNKRKPATEPIPDNWSLQKTTSNKRVAPMVSNAKGPHVSSASNKKSPTNTSRTSASAKKVVHLDSFVNRSQSTGSKKYAQPEASPKSQGESYDSVRAKLRESLASALALVSPDGKLKADNEVEANTLEGVKEHKPLVCESSAGVANKGLIKVQESSISSILSDGCNDDKKGSPGIHSKEIFIEDTQTWSFIGTEFQSNPILSGEDSLFSDGLFFKDDLLQGNGLSWVSDPNPHISELDEVENMHEDVNFDKTDKKIQSPESLALEIETELFKLFSGVNKKYKEKGRSLLFNLKDHNNPELRERVMSGEIPPDRLCSMTAEELASKELSQWRIAKAEELDQMKVLPDSDVNMRRLVKKTHKGEYQVDFDLDTGVLEDVSPDISAPSRKRSKINGSDARSPKSEATKVEQYDQCEITIPSDGADMQGLMVDDLKDLPPIVSLDEFMESLNKEPPFENLPVESRAAVEIDKENSEVGFKSRSPDQPSKQPVTTDEVGVESKITDAGKKSADSQKGLGTKTVHFPKEEHVWEGLLQLNISSMANFVALHKSGEKANTKEWAGFFDIKGRVRLDAFDKFLQALPMSRSRSIMVSHFVLKEDSTDSERSSLIELVDSYISDERLGFAEPAPGVELYLCPPRTKTVDMIINHLPKSYTEKLINIDDGLIGIVVWRKVQITAPVISPNSLSHQKQMNKNHSGGQNAVNDDRNRNNPGFTPRSVPPPPVPSKPHQPDEDDDVPPGFGPPGHREDDDLPEFNFSGGPTSLPKPNPVPGHGAVSQHHNLVCAPARQVDQMRELIQKYGQNGMSGGGGGRIPTEPWNDDDDDIPEWQPQATHTGLPAPVPAPQPMQNPALATHYPTYQRPHWPPVGQPIQPLQPPMSVQQQGIWWPYGANNVGSLPSGQFNGAPPGSTHLARDWRSNNGANSQGY